The nucleotide sequence agtaactttagaacaaaatttaaaaaaaaaattgaaaaattttgaaaattcgaccgttggtagctgatttttgGAACCATTCTCCAAAAAACAAATCTTGCGGTAGGAAGTATTTCTCCTAGTAGATTTatttgaaatcaaaaaaccaaatatactccgttagaggattagttggacccctggatgaacgaagaatttttgaaaaaaaaaacaaaatttgaattttaccctatttttcaacacattttgaattgtaaaaatggttctgattaaaggaagagcaaatccttcgttcaaacagtagataatacttctcaaaacaagtatgcaaaatttcagcaGAATGATCGGTTCAGTAGACGAGTAATCTTGATTACCGCATTGTataacggtgttttgagaaaaacgcgtttaactctttcgtctcttttgggactctgagtacccaaagtagcatatgaatattcagtgaaaaacaatgtttttttagtCTGCGGTCTTTAATGGGCTATAAGCCAATAAAACCTTATAGGTAAggtgaaaaaaaacaatgtttttttttaattattcagaactgataaaaattctattcttgtcGATGATTAAGAACtgtaaggatgtccaaatgtaagatatttttttgtaggaccttaATTAATTCGTcaacttagatatttttgattaaaaaatgacgaaattggcttgcagcatatgctgcggccCAGAAAGAGttagttttacaacaatatgtgcgcgcgggcggaatgcataactaaaactgctctgctgctctacctccgagagttaggtgtgattctttcataatcacatctattgtgatactccgattttctaaaagtgctccgatcgagctgaaattcacagggtatatgttttgaacatccctgatgccgaaaatggtagtccgccattttcgggtccggccggccgtccgggcGTCCGTAGTTCGCAATATATCCGGTTTgaaaagagatatcttcattttttttttaaatatatctaattGCATGCACGACGATTTctatgctattagttttttgaaaaaccggttctaaaccatTCTagaccggtttaaaaccggtttttctAGGTTTTCTCGAAATTGACCTTTGCCATTTGAACCATTTTATGTTCATGTTGTAGCGCTACTtgagtagaccaatttaaaaagaaaattggaggttgctccatgatttctcgagatatttcaagttGAAATGTCATGAGTGCCAAacaactattcttctctctctatttctatatacgtctctttctttcatttcacctctttttatatgaaatgtgtaagtgagagtgcaaaagagaatgctcttcagtaggttagacaaagataccaatataattaaatataataagagattttaatgtactttattttcaataaattaaacgaattaaaatagaaaattcaaactaaaaagatatgaaagaatattaaatatactcacttttaggcatagtagggtaaagtgatataatttggaattagtgttacaagttggacaattcgccggtacaagttagacatggtttttttcttgataaatacagtacaaaatttgtttttaagcacaaggcaccaaattataaaactaaagcattaaaaatatacaaataaaaatgaagtactaaatttatcaagacaaaaagatctgtccaaattgtaccattgtccaacttttaccactgtccaacttgtaccactttaccgtAGTTGGCATATAAAATATTCTATCTAAGTGGGAGAATtattagaagatggaaaaagacacagaaaaatgaacaattttgggtgtactttttcaaaaaatctttaaaaaatacactttatttTCATCGTAGGTTGTTGATATGTTTACgaaagttatagaggatgaaagtacgcgtcattttagctttatgtgactaccaccggataattagaaccggagatataaatttttgaattttataaaacagcaaaaaactaaaaatgcatagggtaagtgtgccaaattccggcatagttgcatgcaagcgccaaagtctcaagtttgaaatgtaatatctttaatagaaattgatttttttcattccttctacttaaggaattgttgcttagaaccttgcagacagtttatcgtctttatttattttaaaatcattcttaatacattttaaaatgaataaaaatgtagacatagctttggtgccctatttcggccaccttcattctcatagttccttgcccttcgggaattcttccaatatctttttcacgtcatctcgtttgtcgaagctacattttttgttattcttttgcattgtataatctctggagtatgtaaaaactaaaaattcatggaaattcgaggaacaaaaaaggtggccggaattgcaagctggccggaatttggcacacttaccctatattaaaaaatccagacgtgacccggacaaacgcaTTTCAGATTTGAGATTTCTAAATGACCCCCTGAACAATTTTTTGTACTCTCGTCAGAAACACCCacaaaaacctaaattttgtcgcacagtGTAATATGTTACAAatagtttaagaattattaaacgaaatttgcattatttatgcaTAAATattatcgttcgagtttgccacaatccaaatttgtaatgaaggaatcgcacttctataagctgatctaggcttatcattgGCTTTTACttcgattgacttgaaattttcagaaaatatttttcaaatgttataaaaataaaaaaaaattaaaaaatgattttttgacctGATTTAGAGTAATTCTAACAAGATTGTAAGAGATCCGCGAATCATTTACCTCTAGAAATTGCTCAAATCTTTGAGTCATTCTTTGTTCTTTCCAAAGATTTTGTCCCAGGCACGTTTCATTAGGAAGGACGAAAAGGTAGGGTATCGTAAAGAATTCCAGCTTGTAAaacgaaataaaaatcagacacaataaatccaaattttagaaaattctttctagcagtcattttattttttagatacATCTTTCTTCTAACATGACGTGCCTCAACAACTTACAAACATTATTACCCAAAATATATTGTGCATTGTCCTTGCACCTTTCTGTCCAATTAGCAAATCATTTGAGCCCATTCACTGGCTCCATGCGGAAGAAAAAAACCCTCTTGGGGTGAGATTTCCTCAAGGCACTTGGAGAAGCTATTCAGCTACTCTTGCAGAACCTTACTGAGGGAATCCGCGAGATTGGTGATCTTCTCAGAAGCCTCACAGTGCTTCAGCAGCGACGGCGGAATTATAGATTCTCCGTAAAATGCTCCGGAAATGGCGCAAGCCATACTGGCTATGGTGTCTGTATCACCGCCTAGGGAGATTGCATACTCCAGGCATCGCTTGAAGGGATTATCTGTGGCAATTCCATCGATTTCTGAAAGGCTGCGCAGGAAGCAGTAAATGGCAGTTGGGACGGAATAGAGGGCACAGACGCTGTGGCCGAGGCTATTGACCACAGCCTCCTCAGAAGGATTTCCTTTGTCCAGGAGCTTTGTGATTTCCGTCAGTTGGCGGTTATATGGCTCAGGATCACCATCATCGATGCTGGAAGAAAAGAAATCTAGTACCATTTCTGCCCCAAGATAAATTTGTCTtcctaaaactattttttttttttacaaaatgtttttcttatttACTCATCATTATCCTGCTCAATTGGCTTCATCTTCCTCATGAGCTCCTCAATGAAATGCTGAGTATCTATGGGTTTCATGGGATTCAGATGGAGACTCTGATGGATAGCTAGTGCCTGCAAAATAGCCCCATTCACTCCCAACTTGTGGCTGTGTGTAATTTCTGCCTGTGTCCTGACCATCTCCACGAGCTCAGATTCACTGCGAACACAGAAAAGAGGCACCGGAGCAACTCGCATAGCTGCTCCATTCCCAAAGGAACCTCTTCCGGAAAACTGTTCCCTAGCCAATTGCTTAACATTCTCGAATTTTGCACCTTGGAATTTGTTGAACAGCTCATTGATGCCACTTCCGTACCCGCGATTTGGGGCTTTTACGTAGCTCTGCACAAAGCGTTTGGCCAATCTCGATTGATCCACTCCTTTGTTCTCAATTAGCTCTTCTGCCACAGAAATAGTCATTGCTGTGTCGTCAGTATAGGGCTTATAAGGAGCGCTAAAATAGATTCCGGATAGCTTCTCCAGAAACTTCTTCAGTACAACTTTGGTGCCAGGTTCCATTGGTTCTCCCTCATATGGACAACCGCAGCAGTCCCCAATTAGTACTCCTTGAAGTGTCCCGCGGAATTTCATTGAGAGTAATCCTCCTTGCTCCATGATTTTCTTCATTTGATATGGGAAAGTGTCACGCACAACAAGAATTCTTCGAAGTGTTTATCCAGCAACTTAACACCTGTATCTGCAGATGAATCTTCTGCTTATATATGTTTAGAATGCAAACCACACTATTTATTATGCAAGATATTCCAAATTGAACGGAACACGTAAATTCTATTTACGTTACCAAAATATTTTGGTTAGGGCGATCCCCATATCCCATGAACTCTAAGCGTAGGAAAAATATCGGAAATGTCCCATGGCGTACTAGGACAGTCGGAACAGTCTTGGAAAtttaaaaacccaaaaaaacattgtttaataaatttattcaagaaaatctatgattaaatttcaaacgtatactaattttctataaatataaGTTTAATTAAGTGCatattctttcttcttttataaggaaaaacatgaaaatctttaaattcttATTGGAAAAAAGTCagttgaatttcaaataaaaaatcggATTAAACGATATATCGATGCCCTTGGCGATATTTTGTTCGATATTGGATTTCCAGCTGACAGCCGGGAtgtcatgttttttttctcatataaaaagtgaaatgtctctaaaaatgatgtaaaatatattttttcgctAAAGCACTAAACAAAATAGTGAATAATTAGATTGTAAGATTGCATTGGAATGTGATACACTTTATCTGTAATCGGCCTCATGCGTCCACACATCATGGAAGCGCTGTGAAGTGAAAATTCCGAGGAACCCAGCCTCTGGCCAGAGCCTGCAtagcaatctttttttttattttttgtggaaaatgggGACTCGAATATCAACCAACAAAACAAGTAAGTTTATTGACTGTCTTTTACGACTTCTGGATCTCCAACTCCAATGCAAATTAATTGCAGAGGTACCTCTGCATTCGGTGTTTATGAGAAAATTGCTGGGGTGGGTTTGCTTATTTTTGCTAAAAAGTTTAATTTCCGCACAGAGATTCCCATAAATTGCAGTTATGGGCTTTGCAATCCACGTGCCTCCTCTCTGTTATATACAAAATCTTATATTATCACGCAATTTTGCGCAATTTATTGTCCCGGCAGTGGCTGAGAGGCTGAATGAATATTATCACAAACTGGAAGGAGCATGAACAAAAAAACTATTTGTTATCTAACGTTCTTGAGAGCAATTATGGCTTTCGTCAAGTAATTTGTGAGAAATAAGTTGTTGCTGGATGGAGGATTTTTTATTCTGGCTCACAACTCATCGGAGCCAGAAATCTTGAGAGAGTCTTGGCGCCGCTCTACTAGTTCTGAGCGACAGCAACGCGGTGGGAATACGGTAACTCCTAGCACAGGGTCTTTCATTAAATTTGTACGGAGCAATAAGAAACCACTAGAGTCCAAATCCACAAACATAAGCAGATAAATCTCTGACTGGTTcctggttaatatattttttaaagataattgTGACTCAGTGCTTAAAAGAAGGGAAAGTGTCTCGAAtggagtgttgtacgagatagggtaagtgcgccaaattctggccagcttgcaatttcggccaccttttttgttcctcgaatttccatgaatttttagtttttacatactccagagattatacaatgcaaaagaataacaaaaaaatgtagcttcgacaaatgagatgacgtgaaaaagacattggaagaattcccgaagggcaaggaactatgagaatgaagatggccgaaatagggcacccaagctatgtctacatttttattcattttaaaatgtattaagaacgattttaaagtaaataaagacgataaactgtctacaaggttctaagtaacactcctaaagtagaaggaatgaaaaaaaatcaatttctattaaagatattacatttcaaacttgagactttggcgcttgcatgcaactatgccggaatttggcacacttaccctaattggttTTGGCCTTGTCTAAATTTCTGATAGGCAATCGAAAAACGAACAATAACTAGTAACCTACTGTGATTGGTTACGTTCGAGAATTTGACATGAGATtcctagaaatattttaaatgtaagtGGTAGGttattacagtgggacctcgatagagttaacccccgatagagtcaacagctattttttttactctacggactccgttagagtcaacttggacccaaattgactccgatagtgtcaatttttcctttattattgaactaataatattatatgactttattatgattttttttcgaaattaatcctctaacgggtaagaccgcctccaggcggtcttcacaaaaatcacatttacagcgataataaaggttttatttatttaaaagtgctatagtgtcctcggtaatagtcttataaacatctcttgaaagtttgaactcattttgactctccgttttgttgctattcccagttttgtgtaacaggtcagagaaaaaacaacaaaaaatatttgtgcaaaaaaactcatttccaatttccataaaaataccgatttaaagttatctgactaaaataaatttattttttactgaaagatatgtcattctactttgtatattttatttaaaaaaattgaaaaaactaaaaatgtgaattttagaagcaaaaagagtttcaaaaaaattttttattttctcacctagcgcctaaactaaaaaagataatgaagaatggatggctTTTTCGACTGTATTGGATcttaattatcctagaaaacattgttttagaacttttttcgcatattaaagaaaacaccgttagaggggtAAAACCACTCTTTTTGTGTATCAACGTAACACTTTAAGCactagaaaaaaacatttatatagggtgtcccataaattacgcaagatttaaattaaataaaaaacacatttttttctcaattacactttttttttaaattggaaaaCAAAGTACATAACATAGggtttatgtattaaatatcgCATCCAGTAATTAACCTTCATGGCTTTGCTGGCATATGAATCCTTTCGTCTAAGGTTTTCATTACCTTTTTGGACAAATGTGGCTAAATTTCGATAATTCAGGGTTAAAAGTCCTCTTTTAATACACACAGGTGAATGTAGGTCTGTTGACTTAGGCTTGTAACTTTGAATAaccgaataaaaaaatgtaatggtctaaaattacatgatctaatggactaattatttattattaaattaaattaaattatttaattatttcttaaatatttttttagaacaaaaaagcATTGGTCTGTCATTTagtgatggatttttaataaccctaatctataaactgtcacgtagtatttttattattcgttgGGGACCTTTGTTTCTGAAATGCCGCtcaatttaaatcttgcgtaTTTTCTGGGACACCCTATATAAGGATAtggtaatattatgataaaattcgtatattaaccatGTAATCATTATCcaccaaaataattttcttttcatgattttaagctttttcaccgattgaaagttctctttgCTTATCTCTCtcgttttaagattttttattaagCCTATGATCGCAATATAAGGAATTTTGAGCTATCATTAATTtggaagtgaataatattatagcacaaacaaaaaatatgaacttaaattactaaaacaaaaaagtacaagatgctagatttttttttagtataacataGTGACgaaacattttataaatttattcgaactttttaaagaacttacttcgttgaaaaatttacatgataGACGAccataaaaaaatctcttttaaaacatgtaaatttatttaaagttaattttttaattaaaaaaaaattggatcaaaaacaaaaataaacaacagaaaattaaaattggtaagcaaaaaacgattttttttgtacatttaagaTTTAAGTGCTGAATGGTTAAAAATATCGACTTGAAGTCTTTGGACGAccctacccccccccccccccccctttaaATAAACTTGAAGATTATTAATACAACTCTCTTGTCCACCCCACCTCTCCCTTTcatctttcgaaaaaaaaaccctaTGACGTGTTTTCTTGTAATCGCAAAAAATACGTTTTTTGATGGTGAACGGGAGCGGTGGCGAGAAAATGAGAGTTATATTAATAATCCTCTCAGGTTAACTCTTAATCCCCAGGGTGGTCTGAAgactccaagtcgatatctctaaccatttagcgtcCATATTAC is from Phlebotomus papatasi isolate M1 chromosome 1, Ppap_2.1, whole genome shotgun sequence and encodes:
- the LOC129808502 gene encoding ADP-ribosylhydrolase ARH3-like → MKKIMEQGGLLSMKFRGTLQGVLIGDCCGCPYEGEPMEPGTKVVLKKFLEKLSGIYFSAPYKPYTDDTAMTISVAEELIENKGVDQSRLAKRFVQSYVKAPNRGYGSGINELFNKFQGAKFENVKQLAREQFSGRGSFGNGAAMRVAPVPLFCVRSESELVEMVRTQAEITHSHKLGVNGAILQALAIHQSLHLNPMKPIDTQHFIEELMRKMKPIEQDNDDIDDGDPEPYNRQLTEITKLLDKGNPSEEAVVNSLGHSVCALYSVPTAIYCFLRSLSEIDGIATDNPFKRCLEYAISLGGDTDTIASMACAISGAFYGESIIPPSLLKHCEASEKITNLADSLSKVLQE